The Spirulina subsalsa PCC 9445 region ATCTGTTGTCTTTGCACCTGATTTTCCATGCCCTATAGTCTCGTTTTGAACCTAACCCCCACCTCTCCCATTTATCCCAACTTCCTGCAAGGGCGACATTTCCACGCCCTCTTTCTCAAATTGGTGCAGGCCGTAGATCCCGAACTGTCCGCCCATCTCCATGATTCCTCCGCCAACAAGCCCTTTAGTCTCAGTCCCTTACAAATCCAATCCCCGAAAAAACTGCCCCTGCAATGGCACCATAAAGAACTTATCCCCCCCGGAACCCCCTGTTGGTGGCGGGTGTCCCTGTTGGATGATGGCTTATTCAAACGCTTAACCCAACTCTGGCTAAATCTCAATCCCGAACGCCCCTGGCATTTGGGGCCGGCGGATTTAAAAATCACCAGTATTCTCGGCACCCCCCAATCCCGACAACCTTGGTCTAATGCCTGTTTATATGACCAACTCTACGAACAGGCCTCGGCAGAGAATACCCTGTTGGCGTTTTCCTTTGCCACCCCGACGGCTTTTCGTCAGGGGAAGTATGACACGGCGTTTCCCTCCCCGGAGTTGGTGTTTAACAGTTTGCGCAGTCGTTGGAATAAGTACAGTTCCGTCCCCATTGAATCGCTCAATTTAGAGTCTATTTTTCCCAGTTTTTTTGAGGTTCACAGCGAGATGATTAATGATGGACGGACTAAGTTTATCGGCTGTGTGGGGAGTTTAACCTATCGGATTTTCGGTCGGTTGGAACCCGAGGAGATCAAGAATTTTAATGCTTTGGCGGATTTTGCCCTCTATGCGGGGGTGGGACGAAAAACCACCATGGGGATGGGGATGGTGCGCCGATTGGAGACGGGGGCTAAATCTGGTTAAATAAGAGTCTGTGAGTTTGAGGAAAGAGTTTGTCTAAGGAAGTCGAGGGCGGTTCGGCGCAAAGAGCCGTTTTTTGTGATTTTGATGGCACAATCACGGCAGTAGAAACCTTTGTGGGGATGTTAAAGGAGTTTGCTCCGGAACAGTCGGCGGTGATTTTGCCTCAGATGTATGCAAGGACGTTAACGCTACGGGAGGGGGTGCGGCAACTGTTGGAGTCGATTCCTACGGCCTATTATCCGGCGATGCTGGAGTATGGGGATCATAAACCTCTGCGGCCGGGTTTGCCGGAGTTGTTGGATTTTTTAGCCCGTCAAGGGGTGCCGTTTCATGTGGTGTCTGGGGGACTGGGGGGGATGGTTGAACGGGTTTTGAGTCGGGCAAGGGCGGGGGAAACGCCTATAATAGAAGGTGTGGCTTCTATTACGGCTGTGGAGGTGGAGGTGAATCTGAGTCACCCTTGTTTAAGGGTTCCGGTTCAGCCCTTTGAGGCCGATTCAGAATTGGTGGCGAAAGTAAAGGTTATGGAACAGTATCCAGCCCGGGAATGGGTCGTGATTGGGGACTCTCTCACGGATATTAATATGGCGTTGCGGGCTGATCTGGTGTTTGCACGCGATCGCCTGATTGATTATCTGGAGCAAGAACAAAAGCCCTATATCCCTTGGCAGGATTTTCTAGATGTGCGCGATCGCCTAAGTGAACGATGGGGGGTATCATGACAACAACAGCAACAGTACGAGCCGATTTAGTCGCCTCAGCCCAGCAATTTTATCAGTTAGGTTGGATGTTAGGCACAGCCGGGAATTTATCCGCTAAAAATCCCGATGGGAGTTTCTGGATTACCGCCAGTGGCAAATCAAAAGGCCGTCTGACTGAACAAGATTTTGTGCGACTTTCTCCCCACGGACAGGTTTTAGAAACCCCCTTACCGGAGAATCGCCCCTCGGCAGAAACCAGCATTCATCAAGCCATCTACGACTTATTCCCCGAAGCCCAAGCTTGTTATCATGTCCACTCCGTCGAGGCCAATTTAGTCACCCAATTTTGTGAGGGAGACTGTTTAAGTTTACCCCCCTTAGAAATGATTAAAGGCCTGGGAATTTGGGAGGAAAATCCTCACGTTTCTATGCCTGTGTTCGAGAATTATCTAGACGTGCCGAAAATTGCCCAGGCCCTGCGCGATCGCTTTTCCCAATCCTGTCCTGAAGTCCCCGCCCTCCTCATTCGCCATCACGGAGTCACCGTCTGGGGAACATCCCCCACCGAAGCCCACAATCGAGTGGAAATCGCCGAATATTTATTCCGTTATATCGTCGCCCTCGGTTAGTTCTATCTTAAATGTCGCAACTTTGGGGGATTCCAAGTTATGAACCACAATTCACTCAGCGCTAGAATCGCGGCACAATTTCATTTAAACTATCAAGAACAGTCTTTTATTCCCACACTCAAACCCACCTTTTTGAGTCAAGAATTGTGTCAAAACTTGACGGAGATAATGCAAGATCATCAGGTAAATATTTCTCAGCCTGAAGCTCGGAATAAACTGCTCATTGATATGGTCATCCGTGGGGTTTGTCATTACTACCGAGATCATTTAATCCTCTGGCATCACGTCACCACAGAGGAGGATTTCACCCAACCCATGATTCCCAGTTATATTGTAGCAAGACGTTCACCTTTACAAGGGAAAACAGTTTTTGATCAGCCCTATTTACTACTGTGTGAAGTACAAAAAGGCAATTTTGATGATGTTTGGGCGGTCTGTTTAAATAAATTAGTTAAGGTGCAACGCATCAGTCAAGGTGAATGGACAAGAACTCTATTCGGCGTTGTTTCTGATGGAGAAATCTGGCAATTTAGCAAGCTTCAAGGGGGCTTATTTATTCGAGAGCCGAATGATTATAAAACGGCTGAATTGTCTCAACTTTTAGCGGTGATGTTCTATCTTTTTGAGAAATGTCAGTTACAAATTATCTCGAATTTTTATTAAAAATTGGGACAGAAACCGGGTTTTTAAGAGAGGTTGGAGGCACTCATGATAAGATGAACACAACCCGGTTTCTTGCTGTGGTTATACTCATTTAAAGCGTCAAATCCTACTGGGTTGGTGTTGGGTTGCGCTTTTCCTGTGCCTAACCTACAAATTACGATGAATACTGTTCCCCATTCCCTAATTACCTTAACAACATCTTGATATATTTTAACTTGCCCTCATAGGGAGGATAACGTAACTTGAGGTCAAACAGAAAAGACCGAGTTAAAACACTCTTATAGTGGGAAAAAGTGTCAAAGGTAGCCTTCCCGTGATACGCCCCCATGCCACTATCTCCTACCCCTCCGAAAGGCATTTCAGGAGAGGCAATGTGCATGATGGTATCATTCACACAAACCCCACCGGAAGAGGTTTGAGTTAATACCTGTTGTTCCGTCTGCTTGTTGGTTGTAAAGAGATACAGCGCTAAAGGTTTGGGGCGTTGGTTAATTTGGGCGATCGCATCTTCCAAAGACTCATACTCTAAAATGGGTAAAATCGGGCCGAAAATCTCATCAGCCATCACCTTATCCTCCCATGTCACCCCATCTAACAGCGTGGGGGCAATATAGCGGGTTTTAGCCTCAGACTCTCCCCCATAAATGACCTTAGCTGGCTCTATTAAGCCCGTTAAGCGTTGAAAATGCCCCGCCGTGATGATTCTGGCATAGTCGGGACTAACGGCCGGATTTTCCCCATAAAACGCCTTTATCTGTTCCACCATTGCCGCGATTAAAGGCTGTTTGATACTGCGGTGAACCAATAAATAATCCGGGGCAATACAAGTTTGTCCGGCGTTGATAAATTTCCCCCACACAATGCGCCGTGCTGTATAGTCCAAGTGGGTGTCTGGGGTGACAATACAGGGGCTTTTTCCCCCTAATTCAAGGGTGACAGGGGTTAAATGTTGGGCGGCCGCCTGCATGATAATTTTGCCGATTTTTGTTCCGCCTGTAAAGAAAATATGGTCGAATTTGTGTTTTAACAAATCTTGGGTAATTTCTTTATCCCCTTCCACAACGGCGATGTATTCGGAGGGGAAGCTACTGCCCAGAATTTTGGCGATAATACTGGAGGTGTAGGGGGCGAGTTCTGAGGGTTTCAGGATAGCACAGTTTCCGGCGGCGATCGCACCAATTAAGGGCGCAATCCCTAACTGAAAGGGATAATTCCAAGGACTAATAATTAAAACCACCCCCAAGGGGTCAGCCATAATGCGGCTAGAAGCGGGAAATTGGGTAATTAAGGTTTTCGCCTTTTTCGGTTTTGCCCACTTTTTAATGTGTTTCAGGCTATAGTTAATTTCTTCGAGACAGAGGGTTAATTCTGCCGCAATGGCTTCAAAGGATGGCTTATTTAAATCCCGTTGCAGGGCTTCTAAAATCTCGTTTTCGTGGTTTTCAATAGCAGATTTTAGGGTTTTAAGTTGGGTGATTCTAAACTCAATAGCTTTGGTCTGACCCGTCGCGAAAAAAGAACGTTGTTGTTGAATTAGGTCAAGGTTAGAAGCAATGGTTAACATAGGTAGGGCTTGCTCAATAACTTTACTCGTGGGGCTAGGGAACAGGAAGGGGAATCGAAAAAAGGCAAGCCTTTTTGATTATTTATCCCTAAAACCTTGCCGTTTCTTGCTCCCAAACCGCTCAAAGCCATATTAACACTGCCTAGAGGGATATTCAGCAGACCCTAGGCACAGTAAACGATGGGGTTTAGGGAGAGAGGGGGAGCAGGGGAGATGTCTATTCGTCCGACTCCAGATTCCCGACTCCAGATTCCCGATTCCCGACTCCCGATTCCCGACTCCCTGTTCCCTGACTCCCGACTCTTGCCTATCTTAGAGCGCCTGACCCGAACGGTGTTGGGCATACTCCCAATAGGCCTGATACTCTACCGCTTTTTCTTGAGCGAGATTGTAGTGGGGACTTCTCGAATCAACCGCCTGCATGAACTGAATGGCTAGTTCCCAGTGCGTGGCCGCTTTTACCCAGTCTTCAGGACTCACAGCCCCTTGACTCGATTGAACCGCTTGTAGGGCGTTATTCACGGCAATTCGGAACACTTCATTAGGGTTAGTTGCCCGATCCTTAGCATAGGCCAGATAGCCTTGATACTCGTGAATTTTCTTCTGAGCCAAGGCATAATTCCGATCCGTAGATGGCACAATTTTGAGCAGTGCGATCGCCTGTTGCCACTGTTGAGCAATTTGATCCCAATCTTGGGGCAATTCCGCCCTCTCCAATAATCGCACCGCGTCACTGGCCGCGTTAATCGCCAGTCGGTAAGCTTCCTCTTTCGGCACTTCTGGAGTCGGGGCTTGCCATAAATTCCCCGCAATCGTAGCTGGGGTTAAGGGGTTATTCTCCCAACTCCAGCCCAACATGGCACTAACTCCCCATCCCCCCAAAACAACCGGAATCAGGGCTAATAACGCCGCTTCTGGGATACGATTTCCCCGTTGGTAGCGTTTCTGATACTCTAGCTGGAGAGAACGGGCGATTTTCTGCACAGGTTTTTCTGCCACAGTCGCCGGATTAGCGGCCGGAGTCTGAGGGGCTATCACTTCCCCCTCTGGGCGGGTGGAATTTGTCCCCAGATCAGATTCCTCTCCTTTAGCTTCTACATCGGGTTCCTCTGTGAGCAGTAAGCTGGGAATGTCTTGCCACTGTTCAACCGCGACCTGATTAGACTGTAGGGCGATTTTCTCTTTTAACCAAGTCTCAAATTTATCCTCAATCAGTCGTTGCCGTAAGGGTGGGGTTAACTCAGCCGGAATATAACGCTCTAGCCGCACAATTACCAACCATTGATCGACCCGAAAGGGCGGGGAAATTTGCCCCGGCTGACTGATGCGCAACATTTGAGCCAGTCGAGGGTGAATATTTCGTAATTCCAACGGCCCCACTAAACCATTGGTGCGCGCCTCAGGGCCTTGGGAATACTGGGTGGAAAGTTCCGAAAAAGAGGCCTCGCCCTCTTGTAAGCGAAAATAGAGTTCTTGCACCACTTCCACTACTTCACTTTGAATCAAAGAGAAGAGAACTTGATCATAAACGTGGGAGTGATTGCGAAATTCTTCCTCGACTTGCGCCCCCCAAGTTTCCTCCTTAAATTTGCCTAATCTCAGTTGGCGTTTTACCAACCAGTCCATCTGTTCGGGAGAATGGTTAGCAAATTGGGGGAGTTGGGCGAGTTGTCGATAAGCGAGTTCAAATTCTGCTGGAGTATAGGAAACGGAGGCGATCGCCTGTTCAATCGCCAATTCGCGTAAAAGGTGGGGCAGGATTTGAGGAGACGTAAGCAACGACACCACTTCATCCGCACCTAGTTGTTGATTGCCAAGTTGTAACGCTGCACTCATCGGTTGCCTCCAACTAGAGAGTAGTTGGGTGGATAGATGGGGAATTGAATCATCGGGGTACTTGTCAGTTTAACGTTATCTTTTCAATTCAGCCAGTTTTTCTCTGTTAGTAGGTTTAGAGTCGGGGATAGGAAATAGGTAGGGCTTGCTGAATAAGTCGGAGAGTTGGGAGTCGGGAATTGGGAGTCGGGTTTTTCAGTCAGCCCTATAAACGGAAAAGGATATGGTGAGCATATCCTTTTCTGGCTTAGAGTTTGTTCAGTGTTATGGCCTATCCGTCACCGTCACCCTACCACTACACAACATAAGTCGTGTGACGGGCTAACAACCAGCACAGAATCGGTGACAGGATTGTACTGAAAATCGTAACAATCAGAATCACCCACAGGGCATCAATTAAATCTGGACTCATAAACTTCTCCTCCCCAAAATAAAACTGGGCTGCAATAGTGATGGTTTGATCTTTCCCCATCCATCACCATTCCCCCCCTTGAGCCTAACCTAGCTTTTCGGTAATTCGTATCTTTTGTTACAGAAAAGCAACACGGGAGTATCAAAGACGACGTAACGCAACAATGGGGTCAAGTTGGGCGGCTTGTCGGGCGGGGAAGACTCCGAAAAATAGACCAATGCCACCGGATACACCCACAGCCAGCAGAATCGACAGGGGGGAGATAATGGAGGCCAAGGGACTGACGGCTCCGATGAAGACGATGCCGCCAATGCCGATGACAGTTCCGACGACTCCCCCCACAGCAGAGACAATCACGGCTTCGATGAGAAATTGACTGAGAATGTCTTGTTGAGTTGCCCCTAGGGCTTTCCGCAGTCCGATTTCTTGGGTGCGTTCGGTGACAGAAACGAGCATGATGTTCATAACACCGATGCCCCCGACGAGGAGGGAAATGGCCGCGATCGCCGCTAACATGATAGTCAGGCCTCCGGTGACAGTTCCCACAATGCTCAGGACATCTTTTTGCGTGCGTACAGTAAAGTCATCTTCTCCGATGATATTGTGGCGCAGACGGAGTAAGTTCTCGATTTGGAATTGAGCGGCCCCAATGCTTTGGGCGTTGCGGGCGGAAACGGTAATCACAGACACTTCCAGACCATAGGGGGAGGTACGGCCGACGATTTGATTGGCCATTGTGGTGAGGGGAAGATATACGGCTTCGTCTTGATTGGTGCCTAAAAAGGCTCCTTTAGACTCCATCACGCCAATCACTTCTAGGGAAATGTTCTTAACGCGGATGCGTTCGCCGAGGGGATTGCGATCGCCAAAAAACTGATCCGCAATGTCTGATCCTAACACCACAACCCGAGCATTGCGCCTTAAATCGGAATCTTCTATAAACCGCCCCTGCTCGACTTGGAACGTCCGCACGGGGGAAAATTCCGGCGTTACTCCTAAAACCGTGATATTGGTCGTTTGCTGTTGATAGGAGACAACTTCCCGGGCGTTGATTTGGGGGGCAACTTGGGAGACAGCAGGGACTTGACGGGCGATCGCGTCGGCATCCTCTAAAACCAGCGTTTTGGGCAACTCAAAGGTTGTCCGTCTGTCCTGTTGTGTGCCGGGGATAATAAACAATAAGTTAGGGCCGAGAGCTTCAAATTCCTCCTCGGCCAAACGTTGCGCCCCTTGTCCAATGCCCACCATCGTAATCACGGAGGCATTGCCAATCACAATCCCTAACATGGTTAAAGCACTCCGCAACTTATTACTCTTTAAAGCGCGGGTGGCCATCTGGACACTTTCGAGCAACTGCATAAATTAGCCCTGACCCAAAATTGCTTTTTCTAGTTTAGCTAAGGCGCTTTCTAAGTTGTCGTTGACCACTTGTAAATCAAATTCATGACTCGCAGCAATTTCGGCCTCGGCGTGTCCCAGGCGCTTCACGATGGCTTCCTCCGAGTCTTGACCGCGATCGCGCAGACGGCGTTCTAATTCCGCACTAGAGGGGGGTAAAATGAAAATACGGAAGGCTTTGGGGAAGGTCTGCTGAATCAAGCGCGCCCCCACTAACTCAATTTCTAGCAGCACAATCTGACCCCGGGCAATTTGTTGTTCTACATTTTGCCTCGGGGTACCGTATAAGTTCCCCGCATATTCCGCCCATTCGAGAAACTCACCCGCCGCCACCATTTGCTGAAAATGGCTGCGTTCCAAGAAAAAATAGTGTTTCCCCTCCACTTCCCCCGGACGCGGTTGGCGAGTGGTTGCGGATACGGAAAGATGCAGTTCCGGATGACGTTCTAATAGGGCTTTAACCAGTGTTCCTTTCCCTACCCCACTGGGTCCCGTCAGCACAATTAATTTACCTTGGGGAGGAGGTTCAAGGGTTAGGGTGGCGGGGTGTTCAAAGGAGGGGGTGAGTTGGGTTGTAACTCCCTCCTTGGTTAAGGTGTTCTTCTGTCTCATGATTAATCTGGGGTTAGCCGCTTACGGTGCAGGAAAATTAGGGTAGGTGCTGGGTGTCTTCAGAAAACTGAAGACCTTAATTTTGCCCTGACTGTTTAGATAGGGACTTCGCTCAATTTTAAGCCATCGGACGTTAATTGCTCAAATGGCTATCTTTGGGGTTCGTCACAAAACGATGGGCAACGGTTTCCGGTTGAATCGCTGATAATACCACATGACTTGAATCTGTAATAATCACCGCCCGGGTGCGACGGCCATAGGTGGCATCAATGAGTTGACCGCGATCGCGAGCATCCGTGATAATGCGTTTAATCGGTGCAGATTCAGGACTCACAATAGCAATAATGCGATTCGCAGAGACGATATTGCCAAAACCAATGTTAATCAGTTGAATATCCATAAGGCATAAACGGCCCTGCCGTTTGAGTGTGAATCATAAATTTAGGTTCAATTTTCATGGTACCCACAAAAATTGGGCTTTACAATTATAACGGCCACAAATTTGGGATTTCTTTGGATTTTTGCCCTTTTTATGGTCTACAAGGAGAAAAAAGGCACGTTTTTGACCTAGGGTGTGGGGGAATAGGGAATAGGGAGTCGGGAGTCGGGAGTCGGAAGTAATTTCATTGCGTTTGCTGCGCAACGCTACGCGTTCGCGAAGCGTCACGAAGTGAACGCGTAGCGTTCCGAAGGAAGGTACGAAGCAATCTAGTCAGGAGTCAGGAGATTGCCTCTCCCTCTCTCCCCCTCTCCCTCTCTCCCCCTCTCCCCCTGTTCCCCGTTCCCTGTTCCCTGTTCCCTGTTCCCCGTTCCCCGTTCCCCGTTCCCTCTTAACCAATTTATGCAAGCCGTTGACCTTACCACATTAATAGCAATCTGTCAAGAGTTACGGGAGAATTGGATTCCAGCGCGACTCGAACAGGTTTATCAGCGCGATCGCCACACCCTCAGCCTAGCCCTGCGCACCCTGCAAGGTCGGGACTGGCTCACCCTCGCCTGGCATCCCCAAGCCGCCCGAGTTTGTGTAGATCAACCCCCGCCCCGCACCCCCGACACCTTCACCCTCAGCGATCAACTACGCCATCAACTCAACGGCCTCGCCCTCATTGCCGTGGAAACCCTAGCCCCTTGGGAAAGAGTCCTCGACCTTCAATTTGCCCAGCGCCCCGGAGATCCTCCCCTCTGGCACATTTATCTAGAAATTATGGGCAAATATAGCAACTTAATCCTAACCGACAGCAACCAGCAAATTGTCACCACTGCCCAGCAAATCAACGAGAAACAATCTAGCGTCCGCACCATTCAAACCGGACAACCCTACACCCCCCCACCCCCCCTTTTAGGGGCAATACCCAGCCTCTCTGAACCCTTAGAACGCTGGCAAGAACGAGTGAGCCTCATTCCCGGCCAATGGTCGAAACAGTTGCTCAAAACCTATCGGGGAGTGAGTCCCCAAGTGATTCAAGCCCTCGCTCAATTCGCCCAACTCGACCCCAGCCAAGAAGTGCAAACCCTCTCCCCGCAACAATGGCAACACCTTTTTAACGCTTGGCAAGCTTGGTTAAATATCCTTGACTCCGGCCAGTTTACCCCCCTTGTCACCCCCCAAGGTTATAGTGTCTTGGGCTGGGGAGAAGGGGAGCAGGAGAAAAGCCTGCAAACCTTAGTCAGTGGTTACTATAGCCGACAACTCGCCCAACAGGACTATCAACAATTGCGCCATCAACTGCAACAAAAACTCAAGGGATGGCTGAAGAAATTGCAGACCAAAGCTCAAACTTTTCGCGATCGCCTCAGTCAATCCACAGAAGCCGATCTCAAGCGCCAGCAAGGGGATCTGCTCATGACCTATCTCCACCAATGGCAACCCGGAATGACCACCATTACCCTAGAAGACCTCACCACCGGGCAACCTGTCACCATCCCCCTCAATCCCGAAAAAAACGCCGTCCAAAACGCCCAACTCCTCTATAAACAGCACCAAAAACTCAAACGAGCGCGCCATGCTGTCACCCCCCTCTTAGACAGTGTGGAAGCCGAAATCTTCTACTTAGAGCAAGTGGAAGACACCCTAGGGCAACTGGGACAATACCAAACCCCCGACGACGGGCAAACCCTAACCGAAATTCGCGACGAGTTAATCCAACAAGGCTATTTAGAGGCCGGGAAAGACCGTCAAAAAGTAACGGATCAGGAATCCCAACCCTATCGTTATCAAACTCCCTCGGGGTTTGAATT contains the following coding sequences:
- the cas6 gene encoding CRISPR-associated endoribonuclease Cas6; translation: MPYSLVLNLTPTSPIYPNFLQGRHFHALFLKLVQAVDPELSAHLHDSSANKPFSLSPLQIQSPKKLPLQWHHKELIPPGTPCWWRVSLLDDGLFKRLTQLWLNLNPERPWHLGPADLKITSILGTPQSRQPWSNACLYDQLYEQASAENTLLAFSFATPTAFRQGKYDTAFPSPELVFNSLRSRWNKYSSVPIESLNLESIFPSFFEVHSEMINDGRTKFIGCVGSLTYRIFGRLEPEEIKNFNALADFALYAGVGRKTTMGMGMVRRLETGAKSG
- a CDS encoding HAD-IB family phosphatase, whose product is MSKEVEGGSAQRAVFCDFDGTITAVETFVGMLKEFAPEQSAVILPQMYARTLTLREGVRQLLESIPTAYYPAMLEYGDHKPLRPGLPELLDFLARQGVPFHVVSGGLGGMVERVLSRARAGETPIIEGVASITAVEVEVNLSHPCLRVPVQPFEADSELVAKVKVMEQYPAREWVVIGDSLTDINMALRADLVFARDRLIDYLEQEQKPYIPWQDFLDVRDRLSERWGVS
- the mtnB gene encoding methylthioribulose 1-phosphate dehydratase, with translation MTTTATVRADLVASAQQFYQLGWMLGTAGNLSAKNPDGSFWITASGKSKGRLTEQDFVRLSPHGQVLETPLPENRPSAETSIHQAIYDLFPEAQACYHVHSVEANLVTQFCEGDCLSLPPLEMIKGLGIWEENPHVSMPVFENYLDVPKIAQALRDRFSQSCPEVPALLIRHHGVTVWGTSPTEAHNRVEIAEYLFRYIVALG
- a CDS encoding aldehyde dehydrogenase, whose protein sequence is MLTIASNLDLIQQQRSFFATGQTKAIEFRITQLKTLKSAIENHENEILEALQRDLNKPSFEAIAAELTLCLEEINYSLKHIKKWAKPKKAKTLITQFPASSRIMADPLGVVLIISPWNYPFQLGIAPLIGAIAAGNCAILKPSELAPYTSSIIAKILGSSFPSEYIAVVEGDKEITQDLLKHKFDHIFFTGGTKIGKIIMQAAAQHLTPVTLELGGKSPCIVTPDTHLDYTARRIVWGKFINAGQTCIAPDYLLVHRSIKQPLIAAMVEQIKAFYGENPAVSPDYARIITAGHFQRLTGLIEPAKVIYGGESEAKTRYIAPTLLDGVTWEDKVMADEIFGPILPILEYESLEDAIAQINQRPKPLALYLFTTNKQTEQQVLTQTSSGGVCVNDTIMHIASPEMPFGGVGDSGMGAYHGKATFDTFSHYKSVLTRSFLFDLKLRYPPYEGKLKYIKMLLR
- a CDS encoding peptidylprolyl isomerase; this translates as MSAALQLGNQQLGADEVVSLLTSPQILPHLLRELAIEQAIASVSYTPAEFELAYRQLAQLPQFANHSPEQMDWLVKRQLRLGKFKEETWGAQVEEEFRNHSHVYDQVLFSLIQSEVVEVVQELYFRLQEGEASFSELSTQYSQGPEARTNGLVGPLELRNIHPRLAQMLRISQPGQISPPFRVDQWLVIVRLERYIPAELTPPLRQRLIEDKFETWLKEKIALQSNQVAVEQWQDIPSLLLTEEPDVEAKGEESDLGTNSTRPEGEVIAPQTPAANPATVAEKPVQKIARSLQLEYQKRYQRGNRIPEAALLALIPVVLGGWGVSAMLGWSWENNPLTPATIAGNLWQAPTPEVPKEEAYRLAINAASDAVRLLERAELPQDWDQIAQQWQQAIALLKIVPSTDRNYALAQKKIHEYQGYLAYAKDRATNPNEVFRIAVNNALQAVQSSQGAVSPEDWVKAATHWELAIQFMQAVDSRSPHYNLAQEKAVEYQAYWEYAQHRSGQAL
- a CDS encoding ABC transporter permease gives rise to the protein MQLLESVQMATRALKSNKLRSALTMLGIVIGNASVITMVGIGQGAQRLAEEEFEALGPNLLFIIPGTQQDRRTTFELPKTLVLEDADAIARQVPAVSQVAPQINAREVVSYQQQTTNITVLGVTPEFSPVRTFQVEQGRFIEDSDLRRNARVVVLGSDIADQFFGDRNPLGERIRVKNISLEVIGVMESKGAFLGTNQDEAVYLPLTTMANQIVGRTSPYGLEVSVITVSARNAQSIGAAQFQIENLLRLRHNIIGEDDFTVRTQKDVLSIVGTVTGGLTIMLAAIAAISLLVGGIGVMNIMLVSVTERTQEIGLRKALGATQQDILSQFLIEAVIVSAVGGVVGTVIGIGGIVFIGAVSPLASIISPLSILLAVGVSGGIGLFFGVFPARQAAQLDPIVALRRL
- the gmk gene encoding guanylate kinase, with product MRQKNTLTKEGVTTQLTPSFEHPATLTLEPPPQGKLIVLTGPSGVGKGTLVKALLERHPELHLSVSATTRQPRPGEVEGKHYFFLERSHFQQMVAAGEFLEWAEYAGNLYGTPRQNVEQQIARGQIVLLEIELVGARLIQQTFPKAFRIFILPPSSAELERRLRDRGQDSEEAIVKRLGHAEAEIAASHEFDLQVVNDNLESALAKLEKAILGQG
- the remA gene encoding extracellular matrix/biofilm regulator RemA, translated to MDIQLINIGFGNIVSANRIIAIVSPESAPIKRIITDARDRGQLIDATYGRRTRAVIITDSSHVVLSAIQPETVAHRFVTNPKDSHLSN
- a CDS encoding Rqc2 family fibronectin-binding protein gives rise to the protein MQAVDLTTLIAICQELRENWIPARLEQVYQRDRHTLSLALRTLQGRDWLTLAWHPQAARVCVDQPPPRTPDTFTLSDQLRHQLNGLALIAVETLAPWERVLDLQFAQRPGDPPLWHIYLEIMGKYSNLILTDSNQQIVTTAQQINEKQSSVRTIQTGQPYTPPPPLLGAIPSLSEPLERWQERVSLIPGQWSKQLLKTYRGVSPQVIQALAQFAQLDPSQEVQTLSPQQWQHLFNAWQAWLNILDSGQFTPLVTPQGYSVLGWGEGEQEKSLQTLVSGYYSRQLAQQDYQQLRHQLQQKLKGWLKKLQTKAQTFRDRLSQSTEADLKRQQGDLLMTYLHQWQPGMTTITLEDLTTGQPVTIPLNPEKNAVQNAQLLYKQHQKLKRARHAVTPLLDSVEAEIFYLEQVEDTLGQLGQYQTPDDGQTLTEIRDELIQQGYLEAGKDRQKVTDQESQPYRYQTPSGFELWVGRNNRQNDHLTFRVAGDYDLWFHSQEIPGSHILLRLEPGALPEEVDLQFAADLAAYYSRGRESNQVPIVYTQPKYVYKPKGAKPGMVIYKQETVLWGSPKQGEVLVSGRIEKKYLSGA